The proteins below are encoded in one region of Limnochorda pilosa:
- the fabZ gene encoding 3-hydroxyacyl-ACP dehydratase FabZ: protein MFDAQWLLNVMPHRYPFLLVDRILEAEDGRAVGLKNVTLNEPFFQGHFPGQPIMPGVLIVEAMAQVASALLYRAPEYSRTTGLFAGIDQTRFRRPVVPGDQLRIETELLKKRGPIVRCRARAWVGDELAAEGVLTFAMSARRDGPASTPPQSVT from the coding sequence GTGTTCGACGCGCAGTGGCTGCTGAACGTGATGCCCCATCGCTACCCCTTCCTCCTGGTGGACCGGATCCTCGAGGCGGAGGATGGGCGGGCCGTTGGCCTGAAGAACGTGACCCTCAACGAGCCCTTCTTCCAGGGCCACTTCCCCGGGCAGCCGATCATGCCGGGGGTGCTCATCGTGGAGGCGATGGCGCAGGTGGCCTCGGCCCTCCTCTACCGGGCGCCCGAGTACTCCCGCACCACCGGTCTCTTCGCCGGCATCGACCAGACCCGTTTCCGCCGGCCGGTGGTGCCCGGTGATCAGCTCCGCATCGAAACGGAGCTCCTGAAGAAACGGGGGCCCATCGTCCGTTGCCGGGCCCGGGCCTGGGTGGGCGACGAGCTCGCGGCCGAAGGCGTCCTCACCTTCGCGATGAGCGCCCGGCGGGACGGTCCCGCCTCAACCCCGCCGCAAAGCGTTACCTGA
- the fabL gene encoding enoyl-[acyl-carrier-protein] reductase FabL: MEGKVALITGGSRGIGRAIALELARRGARVAVNYVRNRQAAEETVAAIEERGGEAAAFKANVAEPEKVDALFDQLDRWAGGLDILVNNAASGVLRPLEELEPKHWDWAMNINARGAFLCARRAVPRMKARGGGAIVNLTSLGSQRVLPSYVGVGVSKAALEALTRYLAVDLAPFGITVNALSGGAVETDALRHFPDYREIVEETRRRVPAGRMVEPEDLARVAAFLCSPEAAMIQGQVIVVDGGLSLVG, encoded by the coding sequence ATGGAGGGGAAGGTCGCCCTCATCACCGGCGGCTCCCGGGGGATCGGCCGGGCGATTGCGCTGGAGCTGGCCCGCCGCGGCGCCCGCGTGGCGGTGAACTACGTGCGGAACCGCCAGGCGGCCGAGGAGACCGTGGCAGCCATCGAGGAACGGGGCGGCGAGGCGGCTGCGTTCAAGGCGAACGTGGCCGAGCCGGAGAAGGTCGACGCCCTTTTCGACCAGCTCGACCGCTGGGCAGGCGGGCTCGACATCCTGGTGAACAACGCCGCCTCGGGGGTCCTGCGCCCCCTGGAGGAGCTCGAGCCGAAGCACTGGGACTGGGCCATGAACATCAACGCCCGGGGCGCCTTCCTGTGCGCGCGCCGGGCGGTTCCCCGCATGAAGGCCCGGGGCGGGGGCGCCATCGTCAACCTCACCAGTCTGGGCTCCCAGCGGGTGCTCCCCAGCTACGTGGGGGTGGGGGTCTCCAAGGCGGCCCTGGAGGCGCTCACCCGGTACCTGGCCGTGGACCTGGCCCCCTTCGGCATCACCGTCAACGCCCTTTCGGGCGGGGCCGTGGAGACCGACGCCCTGCGTCACTTCCCCGACTACCGGGAGATCGTGGAGGAAACCAGGCGGCGGGTTCCCGCGGGCCGCATGGTGGAGCCCGAGGACCTGGCCCGGGTGGCGGCCTTCCTCTGCTCGCCCGAGGCTGCCATGATCCAGGGCCAGGTGATCGTGGTGGACGGGGGCCTTTCCCTGGTAGGCTGA
- a CDS encoding DUF933 domain-containing protein: MRIALIGLRQSGRSTLFRLLVGEGGGTERGGVGLGTAEVPDPRVDALSAAFRPRKTTRARLELADLPALETGGDAGGTGPSAAAFLQQVQEAELLVHVCRAFASDYVPHPLGSVDPLRDARRVEEELVLADWSMLSRRLERMAKETSRADVARQQEKALLERVAAALEEGRPVRVEGFEESEDRLLRPYTLLSQKPCLLVLNLDEEGWSRAARGEAALEGQAALETWAAEHGLSTIMVSAELERQVEELEPQDRGEFLQELGISERGLDRVARAAYGACGLISFFTVGEDEVKAWTVRRGASALEAAGKIHSDIARGFIRAEVCAYEAFQRLGSLQRAREEGALRLEGKGYTVQDGDIVHFRFNV, from the coding sequence TTGCGCATTGCACTGATCGGACTTCGCCAATCGGGCCGGAGTACCCTCTTTCGACTGCTGGTGGGTGAGGGCGGCGGAACGGAGCGGGGCGGCGTCGGGCTGGGAACGGCCGAGGTGCCCGATCCCAGGGTGGACGCGCTGAGCGCCGCCTTTCGGCCCCGCAAGACCACCCGCGCCCGGCTCGAGCTGGCCGACCTCCCGGCGCTGGAGACCGGCGGGGACGCGGGGGGGACGGGGCCGAGCGCGGCCGCCTTCCTGCAGCAGGTGCAGGAAGCCGAGCTTCTGGTGCACGTCTGCCGGGCCTTCGCGTCGGACTATGTGCCCCACCCCCTGGGAAGCGTGGACCCCCTGCGCGACGCCCGGCGGGTGGAGGAGGAGCTGGTCCTGGCCGACTGGTCCATGCTCTCCCGGCGGCTGGAACGCATGGCCAAGGAGACCTCTCGCGCCGACGTGGCCAGGCAGCAGGAGAAGGCGCTGCTGGAGCGGGTGGCGGCCGCGCTCGAGGAAGGGCGGCCCGTCCGGGTCGAGGGCTTCGAGGAGTCCGAGGACCGGCTGCTCCGGCCCTACACGCTCCTGAGCCAAAAGCCGTGCCTGCTGGTGCTGAACCTGGACGAGGAGGGCTGGTCGCGGGCGGCCCGCGGCGAGGCCGCCCTCGAGGGGCAGGCCGCCCTGGAGACGTGGGCCGCCGAGCACGGCCTTTCGACGATCATGGTCTCCGCGGAGCTGGAACGCCAGGTGGAGGAGCTGGAGCCCCAGGATCGAGGCGAGTTCCTTCAGGAGCTGGGCATCTCCGAACGCGGCCTGGACCGGGTCGCCCGCGCCGCGTACGGGGCCTGCGGCCTCATCTCCTTCTTCACCGTGGGGGAGGACGAGGTGAAGGCGTGGACCGTCCGCCGGGGCGCCTCGGCCCTGGAAGCGGCTGGCAAGATCCACTCGGACATCGCCCGGGGCTTCATACGCGCCGAGGTCTGCGCGTACGAGGCGTTCCAGCGGTTGGGGAGCCTGCAGAGGGCCCGCGAAGAGGGAGCCCTGCGCCTGGAGGGGAAAGGGTACACCGTCCAGGACGGGGACATCGTTCACTTCCGGTTCAACGTGTGA
- a CDS encoding fumarylacetoacetate hydrolase family protein, protein MRYASYRLNGADRVGLIEEDRIYDLMELIRLEGEFELPAEDPRPRTMLDVLRLGPELWSHARGLVERAERHRTSDPDRWEVLKAQGSVLLLQELEARGGRLVAPIPRPAKNLVCLGRNYRAHAVERGEEVPEVPVFFTKAPTCVIGPGEPIRYPEATRMLDYEGELAVVIGVGGRQIAKEHALDHVFGYTILNDVTARDLQRRHGQWFRGKSLDTFGPMGPWIVPAAEVPDPQALRIRTWVNGELRQDASTSQMVFSVAETIAWLSDGITLEPGDILSTGTPAGVGESGGDATLLHPGDVVRIEVEGIGTLENRVE, encoded by the coding sequence GTGCGCTACGCGTCCTACCGCCTGAACGGGGCGGATCGGGTGGGCCTGATCGAAGAGGATCGCATCTACGACCTGATGGAGCTGATCCGGCTGGAAGGTGAGTTCGAGCTTCCGGCCGAGGACCCGCGGCCCCGCACCATGCTGGACGTCCTCCGGCTGGGTCCGGAGCTGTGGAGCCACGCCCGCGGGCTGGTGGAGCGGGCCGAGCGGCACCGTACCTCCGACCCGGACCGCTGGGAGGTCCTGAAGGCCCAGGGCAGCGTGCTGCTCCTTCAGGAGCTGGAGGCCCGGGGGGGCCGGCTTGTCGCCCCCATTCCCCGTCCCGCCAAGAACCTGGTCTGCCTGGGGCGGAACTACCGGGCCCACGCGGTCGAGCGCGGCGAGGAGGTTCCCGAGGTGCCCGTCTTCTTCACCAAGGCGCCCACCTGCGTCATCGGGCCCGGCGAGCCCATCCGTTACCCCGAGGCGACCCGCATGCTGGACTACGAAGGGGAGCTGGCGGTGGTGATCGGCGTGGGCGGGAGGCAGATTGCCAAGGAGCACGCCCTCGACCACGTCTTCGGCTACACGATCCTGAACGACGTGACCGCTCGCGACCTGCAGCGTCGCCACGGCCAGTGGTTCCGGGGCAAGAGCCTGGACACCTTCGGACCCATGGGTCCCTGGATCGTTCCCGCTGCGGAGGTCCCGGACCCCCAGGCGCTCCGGATCCGCACCTGGGTCAACGGGGAGCTGCGCCAGGACGCCTCCACCTCCCAGATGGTCTTCTCGGTCGCCGAGACCATCGCCTGGCTCTCGGACGGGATCACCCTGGAGCCGGGCGACATCCTCTCCACGGGCACGCCGGCGGGGGTGGGGGAATCGGGCGGCGACGCCACCCTGCTCCATCCCGGCGACGTGGTCCGCATCGAAGTCGAGGGCATCGGGACGCTGGAGAACCGGGTGGAGTAG
- a CDS encoding ABC transporter permease, whose protein sequence is MTDAALPSVQPGFRRVPARFLDPVIVWVMWRRELLRSRRDRGQWFGGISRTVLWLVILGFGLGASFRDIEGYTYGQYILPGVITLNVIFASTQSAMALVWDREVGLLREVAVSPAPMLSVALGKLLGGATVSVIQGTVALAFAPLVGVFLEAPRVLLAWAVMLSVGVFLTAVGLVIASRMRTFEGFGSISNGVVLPLYFLSGSIFPLKGIIGGVGFLEIPDELRRQLQAIGIHTLAGGWVVQLPGWLQALVYANPVTYQLDLLRHVLLDFHQMPLELDLAVALILPLLAAGAGAAAMARGRGPR, encoded by the coding sequence ATGACGGACGCTGCGCTTCCTTCGGTGCAGCCCGGCTTCCGGCGGGTGCCCGCCCGATTCCTGGACCCGGTGATCGTCTGGGTGATGTGGCGCCGGGAGCTTCTCCGCTCCCGCCGCGACCGGGGCCAGTGGTTCGGAGGGATCTCCCGTACGGTACTCTGGCTGGTGATCCTGGGCTTCGGCCTGGGGGCCTCTTTCCGGGACATCGAGGGGTACACCTACGGGCAGTACATCCTCCCGGGGGTGATCACCCTCAACGTCATCTTCGCCTCGACCCAGTCGGCCATGGCCCTGGTCTGGGACCGGGAGGTGGGCCTCCTGCGGGAGGTGGCCGTCTCCCCCGCCCCGATGCTCTCCGTGGCGCTCGGGAAGCTCCTGGGCGGCGCCACCGTCTCCGTGATCCAGGGCACCGTCGCCCTCGCCTTCGCGCCGCTGGTGGGCGTGTTCCTGGAGGCTCCGCGGGTGCTCCTGGCCTGGGCCGTGATGCTCTCCGTGGGGGTCTTCCTCACCGCCGTGGGCCTGGTCATCGCCTCCCGCATGCGCACCTTCGAGGGGTTCGGGAGCATCTCCAACGGCGTGGTGCTCCCCCTCTACTTCCTTTCGGGGTCGATCTTCCCGCTCAAGGGGATCATCGGCGGGGTGGGCTTCCTGGAGATTCCCGACGAGCTCCGCCGGCAGCTCCAGGCCATCGGCATCCACACCCTGGCGGGAGGCTGGGTGGTCCAGCTGCCGGGTTGGCTCCAGGCGCTGGTCTACGCGAACCCGGTCACGTACCAGCTGGACCTGCTGCGCCACGTCCTGCTCGACTTCCACCAGATGCCGCTGGAGCTGGACCTGGCCGTGGCTCTGATCCTTCCGCTCCTGGCCGCGGGGGCCGGAGCGGCGGCCATGGCTCGCGGCCGCGGCCCCCGCTAA
- a CDS encoding ABC transporter ATP-binding protein: MQDESRAGALPAAEPAEVAGLERRGPAVAGGAASVRCQGLTRRFGDLTAVDGLTLEVREGELFALLGPNGAGKSTTVHMLTTVLRPTGGTAHVAGFDVLRQPREVRAQIGVVFQEPALDERLTARENLEVHAHLQGIRRAWVRETVDRALAWAELAARAGQTVRAFSGGMRRRLELARALMHGPRVLVLDEPTLGLDPQARRRLWEQVETLRRDGLTALVTTHYLPEAEACDRVAIVDRGRLLELGTPAELKRRVLGREGATLEEVFLALTGAPLRDEEAGPREQILSFHRKGGELTR, encoded by the coding sequence ATGCAGGACGAGTCACGCGCCGGCGCCCTTCCCGCTGCGGAGCCGGCGGAGGTGGCGGGGCTGGAGCGTCGAGGCCCTGCTGTCGCCGGCGGGGCAGCCTCCGTACGCTGCCAGGGGCTCACCCGGCGGTTCGGAGACCTGACCGCGGTGGACGGCCTCACCCTGGAGGTGCGCGAGGGCGAGCTCTTCGCCCTGCTGGGTCCCAACGGCGCAGGGAAGAGCACCACGGTGCACATGCTCACCACCGTCCTCCGGCCCACCGGAGGAACCGCCCACGTGGCCGGCTTCGATGTGCTCCGGCAGCCTCGGGAGGTCCGAGCCCAGATCGGCGTGGTCTTTCAGGAGCCCGCCCTGGACGAACGGCTCACGGCCCGGGAGAACCTGGAGGTGCACGCCCACCTGCAGGGCATCCGGCGAGCCTGGGTGCGGGAGACGGTGGATCGGGCCCTGGCCTGGGCGGAGCTCGCGGCGAGGGCCGGTCAAACCGTACGGGCCTTCTCCGGCGGCATGAGGCGCCGGCTGGAGCTGGCCCGGGCGCTGATGCACGGGCCGCGGGTCCTCGTCCTGGATGAGCCCACCCTGGGCCTGGATCCCCAGGCGCGCCGCCGGCTCTGGGAGCAAGTGGAGACGCTCCGGCGCGACGGACTCACGGCGCTGGTGACCACCCACTACCTGCCGGAGGCTGAGGCCTGCGATCGGGTGGCCATCGTGGACCGCGGGCGCCTGCTGGAGCTGGGCACCCCGGCCGAGCTGAAGCGGCGGGTGCTGGGCCGGGAGGGAGCCACCCTGGAGGAAGTCTTCCTCGCGCTCACCGGCGCCCCCCTGCGCGACGAGGAGGCGGGGCCCCGGGAGCAGATCCTCAGCTTTCACCGGAAGGGGGGCGAGCTGACCCGATGA
- a CDS encoding beta-propeller fold lactonase family protein has translation MVLLLLVPLPAPRLLAQSAYRVFASNEYGGSVTVIDPENGQVLKTLRVTEAGRARPRGLAVSPDGGTVFVALSDFSPRVESDEDKIVAIDVATAEVRGEYRVGTDPERLAVSPDGTQLWAANEDAAQATGFDIATGEVLGAFPTGIEPEGVGISPDGKWVYVTGEASHTVTVIDARALQVVKHVLVGARPRIVLFSPDGSRAYVSAEIGGTVSVMDTSDHSVVATVSLGRDSRLVGLALSPDGTRLYAAGGGVNAVFVVDTETNEVVKVIRERMGRRPWGIAVSPDGTRVYTADGLSDSVTVIDADSLQVIRSIQAGRGTHDVAIGLLPGS, from the coding sequence ATGGTCCTGCTGCTCCTCGTGCCCCTGCCCGCGCCTCGCCTCCTCGCGCAATCGGCGTACCGGGTCTTCGCTTCCAATGAGTACGGGGGCAGCGTAACCGTCATCGACCCGGAGAACGGCCAGGTGCTGAAGACCCTACGGGTGACGGAGGCGGGCAGGGCGCGCCCCAGAGGGCTTGCGGTGAGCCCCGACGGCGGCACCGTCTTCGTGGCCCTCAGCGACTTCTCTCCCCGGGTGGAGAGCGACGAGGACAAGATCGTGGCCATCGACGTGGCCACGGCCGAAGTGAGGGGCGAGTACCGGGTGGGCACCGATCCCGAGCGCCTGGCGGTGAGCCCTGACGGCACCCAGCTTTGGGCGGCGAACGAGGACGCCGCCCAGGCCACGGGCTTCGACATCGCCACCGGCGAGGTCCTGGGCGCCTTCCCCACCGGCATCGAGCCCGAGGGCGTCGGCATCAGCCCCGACGGGAAGTGGGTGTACGTCACCGGGGAGGCGAGCCACACGGTGACCGTGATCGACGCCCGGGCGCTGCAGGTGGTCAAGCACGTGCTGGTGGGTGCCCGGCCCCGCATCGTCCTCTTCTCTCCCGACGGGTCCCGGGCGTACGTCTCCGCGGAGATCGGCGGGACCGTGTCGGTGATGGACACGTCGGACCACAGCGTGGTCGCCACCGTCTCGCTGGGGCGCGACTCCCGCCTGGTGGGGCTGGCCCTCTCCCCCGACGGCACGCGGCTCTACGCCGCGGGCGGCGGCGTGAACGCGGTCTTCGTGGTGGACACGGAGACCAACGAGGTCGTGAAGGTGATCCGCGAGCGGATGGGGCGCCGCCCCTGGGGCATCGCGGTCTCACCCGACGGCACGCGGGTCTACACCGCGGACGGGCTCTCGGACAGCGTGACCGTCATCGACGCCGACAGCCTCCAGGTGATCCGGAGCATCCAGGCAGGAAGGGGGACCCACGATGTGGCCATCGGGCTCCTTCCCGGCTCGTGA
- a CDS encoding ABC transporter substrate-binding protein has product MSLPRGMSRRRFLAGAARLAAGLLAGSPPASIAPLRARAQAEPLRVAYVGPVRTGISPVSAATYQVAGEAARKGAIMAGEEFSGIAEMLGRRFEVLTASAPTPAAAVRAAARLMAREGVYGILGGFDPEGCSALADLAEQRGALFLNIGCASDALRHEGCRRHTFHVEASAAMYLDAVADWFVRQGARRWFFVTPDAPEGRARLERARHALAQRHWGGREAGNASVAPGEPEYRPVLEQIREAKPDLVLLLLDGVGQLDFLGQYEEAGLPHRVTGFPEAVAQTRTFFAAARTSAPRTGTGYRATLWEATLDNYGGRELNARFLERWGQPMDPPAWAAWASVKILWEAASFAGTTDPGQLAAYLEGEATLFDVYKGIGVSFRPWDHQLRETVFLVKVQEDASDPLGLAALVGQLPAISRPGFSPNEMLDQIGDAADRSGCSFTG; this is encoded by the coding sequence GTGAGCCTGCCACGCGGCATGTCGCGACGCCGCTTCCTGGCGGGGGCGGCCCGGCTGGCAGCAGGGCTCCTGGCCGGCAGCCCGCCCGCGTCGATCGCCCCACTCCGGGCAAGGGCTCAGGCCGAGCCCCTGCGCGTGGCCTACGTGGGCCCGGTACGCACGGGGATCTCGCCCGTCTCGGCGGCCACGTACCAGGTGGCGGGCGAGGCCGCCCGGAAGGGCGCCATCATGGCCGGTGAGGAGTTCTCGGGGATCGCCGAGATGCTGGGGCGTCGCTTCGAAGTCCTGACGGCCAGCGCCCCCACGCCCGCGGCCGCCGTGCGGGCGGCGGCGCGCCTCATGGCACGCGAGGGCGTCTACGGCATCCTGGGCGGCTTCGACCCGGAGGGCTGCTCCGCCCTCGCAGACCTGGCCGAGCAGCGAGGGGCGCTCTTCCTCAATATCGGCTGCGCGAGCGACGCCCTGCGGCACGAGGGGTGCCGGCGCCATACCTTCCACGTGGAGGCCAGCGCCGCCATGTACCTGGACGCTGTGGCCGACTGGTTCGTCCGCCAGGGCGCCCGGCGCTGGTTCTTCGTGACGCCCGACGCCCCCGAGGGCCGTGCACGGCTCGAGCGGGCCCGGCACGCCCTCGCCCAGCGCCACTGGGGAGGGAGGGAGGCGGGGAACGCCAGCGTCGCGCCAGGCGAACCCGAGTACCGCCCGGTGTTGGAGCAGATCCGGGAGGCCAAACCCGACCTCGTGCTGCTCCTCCTGGACGGGGTGGGCCAGCTCGACTTCCTGGGCCAGTACGAGGAGGCGGGTCTTCCCCACCGGGTCACCGGCTTCCCTGAGGCCGTCGCCCAGACCCGCACCTTCTTCGCGGCCGCCCGCACCTCGGCGCCCCGGACCGGGACTGGCTACCGCGCCACCCTCTGGGAGGCGACCCTGGACAACTACGGGGGACGTGAGCTGAACGCCCGCTTCCTCGAACGGTGGGGCCAGCCCATGGATCCCCCCGCTTGGGCCGCCTGGGCGTCGGTGAAGATCCTGTGGGAGGCGGCCTCCTTCGCCGGGACGACGGACCCGGGCCAGCTCGCGGCCTACCTGGAAGGGGAAGCGACGCTCTTCGACGTCTACAAGGGGATCGGCGTCTCCTTCCGGCCCTGGGACCACCAGCTGCGGGAGACGGTCTTCCTGGTGAAGGTGCAGGAGGATGCGTCCGATCCGCTGGGCCTGGCAGCCCTGGTGGGCCAGCTCCCGGCCATCTCCCGCCCGGGTTTCAGCCCCAACGAGATGCTGGACCAGATCGGCGATGCAGCGGACCGGTCCGGCTGCAGCTTCACGGGGTGA
- a CDS encoding quinoprotein dehydrogenase-associated putative ABC transporter substrate-binding protein, with translation MHPGARRVGILLACLLVTTAVLSGSTSSAQGDDGWELTVCADPNNLPYSNDRLEGFENRIAQMLADSLGARLTYAWWPQRRGFIRETLREGLCDVVMGVPDQYPLALTSEPYYRTSYVFVTRSDRALEIASLDDPVLRDLHIGVQMVGDDYTNTPPAHALANRGMAENVVGYSVYGDYTSPAPLAPIMQAVADGDVDVAIVWGPIAGYFAKKMPVELKLHPVTPEIEPPFLPMVFSVSMAVRQGDEALRDQLDRAIEANWEQIQAVLTEYGVPTLPIPGAPGSAGASAPPPKDASATGLRRGQGARALVDRLRSALAKLRRWVAPTAAAGEEGGAEGEELPQKNPYTGDEEAIAEGKALFSKWGCYGCHGTQGGGGMGPSLVDSRWIYGGDDASVFKTIHDGRPNGMPAWGGYLSEEEIWEVVAFIRSLYKGDPGKVVW, from the coding sequence ATGCACCCAGGTGCCCGGCGGGTCGGGATCCTCCTGGCCTGCCTGCTGGTGACGACGGCGGTTCTCTCCGGGAGCACGTCCTCCGCCCAGGGCGACGATGGTTGGGAGTTGACGGTCTGCGCCGACCCCAACAACCTGCCCTATTCCAACGACCGGCTGGAGGGGTTTGAGAACCGGATCGCGCAGATGCTGGCGGACAGCCTGGGCGCCCGCCTCACCTACGCGTGGTGGCCCCAGCGCCGGGGCTTCATCCGGGAGACCCTGCGCGAGGGGCTGTGCGACGTGGTGATGGGCGTCCCCGACCAGTACCCCCTCGCCCTCACGTCCGAGCCCTACTACCGCACCAGCTACGTCTTCGTCACCCGGTCGGATCGCGCTCTCGAGATCGCCTCGCTGGACGACCCCGTCCTGCGGGACCTCCACATCGGCGTTCAGATGGTGGGCGACGACTACACGAACACCCCGCCCGCCCACGCGCTGGCGAACCGCGGCATGGCGGAAAACGTGGTGGGCTACAGCGTCTACGGGGACTACACCTCTCCCGCACCGCTCGCACCCATCATGCAGGCGGTGGCCGACGGCGACGTGGACGTGGCCATCGTCTGGGGACCCATCGCGGGCTACTTCGCCAAGAAGATGCCGGTGGAGCTGAAACTGCACCCCGTCACCCCCGAGATCGAGCCGCCCTTCCTGCCCATGGTCTTCTCGGTCTCCATGGCGGTCCGCCAGGGCGACGAGGCCCTGCGCGACCAGCTGGATCGGGCCATTGAGGCCAACTGGGAGCAGATCCAGGCGGTCCTGACGGAGTACGGGGTCCCCACCCTGCCCATCCCCGGGGCACCCGGTTCCGCGGGCGCCTCAGCGCCACCCCCGAAAGATGCCTCGGCCACCGGCCTTCGGCGCGGGCAGGGCGCCCGGGCTTTGGTGGATCGGCTGCGATCGGCCCTGGCAAAGCTGCGCCGCTGGGTCGCACCTACCGCCGCTGCGGGCGAGGAAGGCGGTGCCGAGGGCGAGGAGCTCCCCCAGAAGAACCCCTACACCGGCGACGAGGAGGCCATCGCGGAGGGGAAGGCGCTCTTCTCCAAGTGGGGCTGCTACGGCTGCCACGGCACCCAGGGGGGCGGCGGCATGGGCCCGAGCCTGGTGGACAGCCGGTGGATCTACGGAGGCGACGACGCGAGCGTCTTCAAGACCATCCACGACGGGCGCCCCAACGGCATGCCGGCCTGGGGCGGGTATCTGAGCGAGGAGGAGATCTGGGAGGTCGTCGCCTTCATCCGTTCCCTCTACAAGGGAGACCCTGGGAAGGTGGTCTGGTGA
- a CDS encoding methanol/ethanol family PQQ-dependent dehydrogenase, producing the protein MSRLLSSGRWIGCMAALTLILAAAVSPAIAQQQGSLPELLNLQRDDGQWVMPAKDYSATRYSSLDQINILNVDQLKVAWTFSTGVLRGHEGAPLVVGSTMYLITPFPNIVYALNLTQPGPAVKWKFVPDTDPRSIGVACCDVVNRGLTYADGKVFFNTLDAHTYALNANTGEVVWQVKQGDVARGETITMAPLVVKDKVITGISGGEFGIRGFLTANDIHTGEQVWRAYTTGPDSEVLIGDDFKPFYDSLKGKDLGVTTWPEDQWKIGGSATWTWLSYDPELDLLYHGVGNPGTWNPDLRPGDNKWSMTIFARDPDTGSARWAYQKTPHDQWDYDGVNENILVTLTINGKPRKVLVNFDRNGFAYTIDRATGEVLVAQPYVYVNWASGVDLETGVPARNADKSTKQGVNTTNICPAAMGGKDQQPAAFSPRTGLFYVPTNNLCMDYEGTEVAYVAGVPYVGATVKMYAGPGGNRGEFVAWDGARGRKVWGIKENFSVWSGVLATGGNVVFYGTMDGWFKAVNAVTGEVLWTFKVGSGIIGAPMTFLGPDGKQYVAVYSGIGGWSGLTVAGDLSLEDPTAALGAVNAFSDLGRYTNKGGMLYVFSL; encoded by the coding sequence ATGAGCAGGCTTCTCTCGTCCGGACGTTGGATCGGCTGCATGGCTGCCCTGACCCTGATCCTCGCCGCAGCCGTGAGTCCAGCCATCGCGCAGCAGCAGGGCTCCCTCCCTGAGCTCCTCAACTTGCAGCGGGACGACGGCCAGTGGGTCATGCCGGCCAAGGACTACTCGGCCACCCGATACAGCTCCCTGGACCAGATCAACATCCTGAACGTGGACCAGCTCAAGGTGGCGTGGACCTTCTCCACCGGCGTCCTGAGGGGCCACGAGGGTGCTCCGCTGGTGGTGGGGAGCACCATGTACCTCATCACCCCCTTCCCCAACATCGTCTACGCCCTGAATCTCACCCAGCCCGGCCCGGCCGTCAAGTGGAAGTTCGTCCCCGACACCGACCCGCGTTCCATCGGCGTCGCCTGCTGTGACGTGGTGAACCGGGGTCTCACCTACGCCGACGGGAAGGTCTTCTTCAATACCCTGGACGCCCACACTTACGCCCTGAACGCCAACACCGGCGAGGTCGTCTGGCAGGTGAAGCAGGGCGACGTGGCCCGGGGCGAGACCATCACCATGGCGCCCTTGGTGGTGAAGGACAAGGTCATCACCGGCATCAGCGGCGGGGAGTTCGGCATCCGCGGCTTCCTCACCGCCAACGACATCCACACCGGCGAGCAGGTCTGGCGGGCGTACACCACGGGGCCGGATTCGGAGGTGCTCATCGGCGACGACTTCAAGCCCTTCTACGACAGCCTGAAGGGGAAGGACCTGGGCGTCACCACCTGGCCCGAGGATCAGTGGAAGATCGGGGGCTCGGCCACCTGGACGTGGCTTTCCTACGATCCCGAGCTGGACCTGCTCTACCACGGGGTCGGCAACCCGGGCACATGGAACCCGGACCTGCGCCCCGGCGACAACAAGTGGTCGATGACCATCTTCGCGCGGGATCCCGATACGGGCTCCGCGCGCTGGGCCTACCAGAAGACCCCCCACGACCAGTGGGACTACGACGGGGTGAACGAGAACATCCTGGTCACCCTCACCATCAACGGCAAGCCGCGCAAGGTGCTGGTCAACTTCGACCGCAACGGCTTCGCCTACACCATCGACCGGGCGACGGGCGAGGTGCTGGTGGCTCAGCCCTACGTCTACGTCAACTGGGCGAGCGGCGTCGACCTCGAGACCGGCGTGCCCGCGCGCAACGCCGACAAGTCCACCAAGCAGGGCGTCAACACGACCAACATCTGCCCCGCGGCCATGGGCGGCAAGGATCAGCAACCCGCGGCCTTCTCGCCCAGGACCGGGCTCTTCTACGTCCCCACCAACAACCTCTGCATGGACTACGAGGGCACCGAGGTCGCCTACGTGGCCGGCGTTCCCTACGTGGGCGCTACGGTGAAGATGTATGCGGGCCCCGGCGGCAACCGGGGCGAGTTCGTCGCCTGGGACGGCGCGCGGGGGCGGAAGGTCTGGGGCATCAAGGAGAACTTCTCCGTCTGGAGCGGCGTCCTGGCCACGGGCGGCAACGTGGTCTTCTACGGCACCATGGACGGCTGGTTCAAGGCAGTCAACGCCGTCACCGGCGAGGTGCTGTGGACGTTCAAGGTGGGCTCAGGGATCATCGGCGCCCCCATGACCTTCCTGGGGCCGGACGGGAAGCAGTACGTGGCCGTCTACTCAGGGATCGGCGGGTGGTCGGGCCTGACCGTGGCCGGCGACCTCTCGCTGGAGGACCCGACGGCCGCCCTGGGCGCGGTCAACGCCTTCAGCGACCTGGGGCGCTACACCAACAAGGGCGGCATGCTCTACGTCTTCAGCCTCTAG